One genomic segment of Helianthus annuus cultivar XRQ/B chromosome 14, HanXRQr2.0-SUNRISE, whole genome shotgun sequence includes these proteins:
- the LOC110906673 gene encoding uncharacterized protein LOC110906673, producing the protein MAWRDLFPVLIQLDQVHVVDNKRDSIQWKDGDSVSEVSASNIWNTVRYSDLEVGWSKIVWCAHCIPRHAFLLWLIMRKKLLTQDIILQWDLSRRKNMNMMCCLLCYENHDSHEHLFFECKYSAKIWNNVRQKAGMYDVAPKWEEIVEWLLDRASSKSASNYVSRILVAATAYFIWQERNAKLFKNQVRPPDQLCQIIINIVRYKLMGVRLKRNDNVLKLLREWEIQDGDRSDDGG; encoded by the coding sequence ATGGCGTGGCGTGATTTATTTCCCGTGCTTATACAACTAGATCAAGTCCATGTAGTAGATAATAAACGAGATAGTATACAGTGGAAGGATGGGGATAGTGTGTCAGAAGTTTCGGCTTCAAATATTTGGAATACGGTTCGATATAGTGACTTGGAGGTGGGGTGGAGCAAGATTGTCTGGTGTGCGCATTGTATTCCGAGACACGCGTTTCTCTTGTGGTTGATCATGAGGAAGAAATTATTAACTCAAGATATCATCCTTCAATGGGATTTATCAAGGAGAAAGAATATGAATATGATGTGCTGCTTGCTTTGCTATGAGAACCATGATTCTCATGAACATCTATTTTTCGAGTGTAAGTATTCAGCAAAGATTTGGAATAATGTTCGTCAAAAAGCTGGTATGTATGATGTTGCCCCTAAATGGGAGGAGATTGTCGAATGGCTTTTGGATCGTGCAAGCTCAAAATCGGCTTCTAACTATGTGAGCAGAATTTTGGTGGCGGCTACGGCTTATTTTATTTGGCAAGAACGGAATGCTAAGTTGTTCAAGAATCAAGTGAGGCCCCCGGATCAATTATGTCAAATTATCATTAATATTGTTCGGTATAAGCTTATGGGTGTTCGGCTGAAGCGGAATGACAACGTGCTGAAGCTGTTGCGTGAATGGGAGATTCAAGATGGTGATCGTTCGGACGATGGTGGCTGA